A segment of the [Limnothrix rosea] IAM M-220 genome:
CGGATGCGATTCGTAATGGTCAGCAGACTCGCCGCGAATTTTTACGCAATATGGCAGTGGGTGCTGCACTCGTGAGTTTGGCGAGTTGTGGTCAAGATACGGCTCCTCCGGCTGGTGATGAGCCGGCAGATGTGGAAGTTGGCGACCTAGAAAAAACGGATTTGCAAATTGGTTTTATTCCGATTACTTGTGCAACGCCCATTATTATGTCGGAGCCTCTGGGCTTCTATGAGAAGTATGGTTTTAATGCCAAGGTTGTGAAAATGCCGAGTTGGGGGGCGGTCAGAGATTCGGCGATCGCCGGCGAATTAGATGCCTATCACATGCTTGCCCCCATGCCCATCGCCATGACCCTCGGCCTTGGTTCCGGTGCCTTCGGTGTGAAGCTCGCTAGCATCGAAAACATTAACGGTCAAGCCATTACCGTTGCCGAACGTCACAAAGGCAAAGTTAATGGCCCCGCTGACTTTAAAGGCTTCACCATCGGCGTGCCATTCCCCTACTCCATGCACAATCTCCTATTGCGGTATTACCTCGCCACAGGCGGTATCGATCCCGACGTGGATGTGCAAATTCGTCCCGTTCCCCCACCAGATAGCATTGCCCAGCTCATCGCCGGTGATATTGACGCATATCTCATGCCCGATCCCTTTAACCAACGCGCAGTATACGAAGGGGCAGGCTTTATCCATATGCTCACTAAGGAATTGTGGCCGGGTCATCCCTGTTGTGCCTTTGCAGCCAGCGACCAGTGGATTGACGCAAACCCCAATACATTCCGCGCTCTTAATAAATCCATTATTGAAGCAGCAGCCTACGCCCAAGTGCCAGA
Coding sequences within it:
- a CDS encoding ABC transporter substrate-binding protein; amino-acid sequence: MTLISAQQTLRGLGQSSLNPSRSNLQTLCATCGEYHAAGGHADFMATMPQDPVELVDDFVKMGLYQENQLQAADGVNAYELRKALFLKRVGRGSPKREKLILDLCQQAGGLDNAMAAAFGSKAGLFFSDAIRNGQQTRREFLRNMAVGAALVSLASCGQDTAPPAGDEPADVEVGDLEKTDLQIGFIPITCATPIIMSEPLGFYEKYGFNAKVVKMPSWGAVRDSAIAGELDAYHMLAPMPIAMTLGLGSGAFGVKLASIENINGQAITVAERHKGKVNGPADFKGFTIGVPFPYSMHNLLLRYYLATGGIDPDVDVQIRPVPPPDSIAQLIAGDIDAYLMPDPFNQRAVYEGAGFIHMLTKELWPGHPCCAFAASDQWIDANPNTFRALNKSIIEAAAYAQVPENRPEIAKAISERAFLNQPVEVVEAVLTGKFDDGNGNTLDIPDRIGFDPYPWQSFANWISSQLVRWDLQGDDLAPTIIPEKGYDTVGTDVFLTDLARELATELGLEAPEEIYREETLKFDTFDPADPAAYVQQQIDEYGV